A section of the Phaseolus vulgaris cultivar G19833 chromosome 8, P. vulgaris v2.0, whole genome shotgun sequence genome encodes:
- the LOC137824881 gene encoding uncharacterized protein, protein MVASRANQERIQVDLVASQAMNEELCRNLQTHAAEREGADQEPVTPPREFPTPFSPEIVDAVIPTTLVEPKVTFTGMEDPKAHLTAFHTQMMLVGGSDAARCKLFMSTLAGTAMEWFISLLDGHVTSFPQLTKLFRAQYLANRAPPPPPPSVSYDLFDVKQYQGESLKEFLHRFGVQVVRLNLTEEKMMVHAFRKGIVPGPFSESLIRNHPKTFVEIKRHAVAHIAAKEEVSEKRKCVVPTRPRTKSRPQTLRVHEATIEMKAPAKQQPYQKPNARGRGRDNVSPRHTFIVELKDLIAIPNIAERLKVPPKTDKRLGPNKNEWCEFHQAYGHPIRNCLALGHQLDELVKNGLLRDYL, encoded by the coding sequence ATGGTCGCGTCAAGAGCGAATCAAGAACGCATCCAAGTTGATTTGGTAGCATCGCAAGCTATGAACGAGGAACTGTGCAGAAACCTACAAACCCACGCGGCTGAGCGTGAAGGTGCAGACCAAGAGCCAGTGACGCCACCCAGAGAGTTCCCGACACCTTTCTCGCCAGAGATCGTGGATGCAGTGATACCAACCACACTCGTAGAGCCCAAGGTGACCTTCACCGGGATGGAAGACCCGAAGGCCCACCTTACAGCcttccatacacagatgatgctggttgggGGCTCCGATGCGGCGCGAtgcaagttgttcatgagcactttggcAGGAACAGCGATGGAGTGGTTCATAAGCCTCCTTGATGGCCATGTAACGTCGTTCCCGCAACTCACAAAGTTGTTCAGGGCACAATACCTCGCGAATCgagcccccccccccccccccccgtcAGTCTCCTACGACCTCTTTGAtgtaaaacagtatcaaggAGAGTCTTTGAAGGAATTCCTCCACCGTTTTGGAGTGCAAGTGGTGAGGTTGAACCTCACAGAAGAAAAGatgatggtgcacgcgtttaggAAGGGCATTGTGCCGGGACCCTTCAGCGAGTCGCTCATTAGAAACCACCCCAAGACCTTCGTCGAGATAAAGCGTCACGCGGTGGCCCACATTGCGGCGAAGGAAGAAGTTAGTGAAAAACGCAAATGCGTGGTCCCCACACGGCCACGCACGAAAAGTCGCCCTCAAACcctaagggtgcatgaggcGACGATAGAGATGAAGGCCCCCGCGAAGCAGCAACCTTATCAGAAGCCTAATGCGAGGGGTCGCGGGAGAGATAACGTGTCGCCAAGGCACACCTTCATAGTAGAGCTGAAAGACCTCATCGCTATCCCAAACATAGCGGAGAGACTAAAGGTGCCTCCCAAGACCGACAAGAGGctcgggcccaacaagaacgaatggtgtgagttccaccaagcataCGGCCACCCCATACGCAATTGCTTAGCACTGGGACACCAGCTAGACGAGCTGGTGAAGAACGGTCTCCTAAGAGATTATCTATGA
- the LOC137827090 gene encoding GATA transcription factor 12-like → MESPNSSPIFPQFTLDTSKNNNPDHFIVEDLLDFSNDDAVIADSIFDSLPVNSTDSSNVTAVDSCNSSSFSGYDPHTIPDIGSRNLSDGHFSGDLSVPYDDIAELEWLSNFVEESFSSEDLQKMQLISGMNARNDHVSKARGFHSEPTRSGFHSEPTRNNPIFNSEVSVPAKARSKRSRGPPCNWASRLLVLSPTTSSSSDSEIVVPVPTPPCTKKPAKATPRKKDSGDGSGGDGRRCLHCATDKTPQWRTGPMGPKTLCNACGVRYKSGRLVPEYRPAASPTFVLTKHSNSHRKVLELRRQKEMVRAQQHQQQQFLQHHHQNMLLDVSNSEDYLVHQHMGPDFRQLI, encoded by the exons ATGGAATCACCCAACTCTTCCCCCATTTTCCCACAATTCACCCTTGACACCAGCAAAAACAATAACCCTGACCACTTCATTGTCGAGGACCTCTTGGATTTCTCCAACGACGATGCTGTAATCGCCGACTCCATATTCGATTCTCTCCCCGTCAATTCCACCGACTCTTCCAACGTCACCGCCGTTGATAGCTGCAACTCCTCCTCTTTCTCCGGCTACGACCCCCATACCATTCCCGACATTGGTAGCCGGAATCTCTCCGACGGTCATTTTTCCGGTGACCTATCCGTACCG TATGATGATATAGCAGAGCTAGAATGGCTTTCGAATTTCGTCGAGGAGTCTTTTTCCAGCGAGGACCTGCAGAAGATGCAGCTGATATCGGGCATGAATGCGAGAAACGACCACGTATCAAAGGCCCGCGGGTTCCACTCCGAGCCCACAAGAAGCGGGTTTCACTCTGAGCCCACCAGAAACAACCCGATATTCAATTCGGAAGTGTCGGTTCCAGCCAAGGCCCGTAGCAAAAGGTCCCGCGGGCCCCCATGCAACTGGGCCTCGCGCCTCCTCGTCCTGTCCCCAACGACGTCGTCGTCTTCAGACTCTGAGATCGTTGTTCCTGTCCCCACTCCTCCCTGCACAAAAAAGCCCGCAAAGGCAACACCGAGAAAGAAGGACAGCGGCGATGGCAGTGGAGGCGACGGACGAAGGTGCCTGCATTGCGCCACGGACAAGACACCACAGTGGCGAACCGGGCCAATGGGCCCAAAGACACTGTGTAACGCGTGTGGAGTGAGGTACAAGTCGGGGCGGCTGGTGCCCGAGTACCGGCCCGCGGCAAGCCCAACGTTTGTTCTGACAAAGCACTCGAACTCGCACCGGAAGGTGCTGGAGTTGCGAAGACAAAAGGAGATGGTGCGGGCCCAGCAGCACCAGCAACAACAGTTCCTACAACACCATCATCAGAACATGCTGTTAGATGTATCCAACAGTGAAGATTACTTGGTCCACCAACACATGGGACCCGATTTCAGGCAGCTTATCTAG